GATCGATGGCGTCCGCTACAATAACTCAGTCTATCGGGACGGCCCCAATGAGTATTTCTCCTTGATCGACTCCCAGTCATTGTCAGCTATCGAACTTCTTCAAGGACCATCATCGGTGCTCTACGGCAGCGATGCCATCGGTGGAGCCCTCAACTTAAAAACCAAGGCCTCGGATTACCAACAACGTGAAGGCGACTACTTGTCAGGCTCCCAATGGTATCGTTACTCCAGCGCCGAGGACAGCCACATCACCCGAAGTGAAATCGACCTCGGACAAGGAGAACGCTGGGGGCTGCGACTGGGACTCAGCTGGAAGCAATTGGGAGAGGTGGATGCCGCGGACATCGGAGCCCAACGTAAAACCGGCTACGATGAACTGGCTTGGGACAGTCGCTTCGACCTCCACATCAACGACTGCTGGAACTTCACCTATGTCCATCAGTCATTGGGCCAGGATGATGTCTGGCGGACCCACTCGACCATTTACGGTGTCAGCTTTGCAGGCAGCAGCATCGGAACCGACTTGCGCCGTGTCAAAGACCAAGAACGAACGCTCGACTACATCCAGTTCAAAGGCTCCGACATCAACCGCTGGATCGATCGAGCCAGTCTGACCTGCTCATACCAAACGTGGAACGAGGACAGCGATCGACAAAAAGCAAACAAGGAATCCATCGATGAATTTTTCGATTCCCGGATGTGGGGGCTGGACATTCAACTTGAATCCGAAACTTCGCTCGGGCGCTGGATCTACGGCGTTGATTTTTACCGGGATCAGGTTGACTCAGGCCGCAAGGATTTTCTAGCAGACGGGTCTCTGGACTCGATCCGCATCCAGGGCCCGGTTGGAGACGACGCGACCTATGATATGTTTGGCAGCTACGTTCAGGGAGAATTCCAGACGTCCGACAGACTCCAGTGTCTCGCCGGTGTGCGCTACAACTACGTTCGAGCTAAGATTGGGGCCTATGAAGATCCTCTGACGGGGAAAGCCGCCGATTATGACGATCACTGGGACACCCTTGTCGGGTCGCTACGTGCCATCTACGACCTCGATCCGGAAGCTCACTGGAAAGCCTGGGGCGGTATCAGCCAGTCGTTCCGGGCACCGAATATTGCCGACATCAGCCGCTATGGAAAAAGCCGGTCCGACGAAATCGAAGTGGCCGCCACCGATCTCGACCCTGAACATTTTACCACTCTGGAAATCGGCATCAAATCCCAGACCGACACCTCAACATGCTCTGTCTCCTATTACTATACGGACATGCGCGA
This genomic stretch from Oceaniferula marina harbors:
- a CDS encoding TonB-dependent receptor → MHLPRNILHPIGLLLAIPVGAEQESITADSWNQLEESVISATRLGSDAFTSPYSIQTLSAEELEQLMARNLTESLESTPGVMVQKTANGQGSLYLRGFTGYRTLALIDGVRYNNSVYRDGPNEYFSLIDSQSLSAIELLQGPSSVLYGSDAIGGALNLKTKASDYQQREGDYLSGSQWYRYSSAEDSHITRSEIDLGQGERWGLRLGLSWKQLGEVDAADIGAQRKTGYDELAWDSRFDLHINDCWNFTYVHQSLGQDDVWRTHSTIYGVSFAGSSIGTDLRRVKDQERTLDYIQFKGSDINRWIDRASLTCSYQTWNEDSDRQKANKESIDEFFDSRMWGLDIQLESETSLGRWIYGVDFYRDQVDSGRKDFLADGSLDSIRIQGPVGDDATYDMFGSYVQGEFQTSDRLQCLAGVRYNYVRAKIGAYEDPLTGKAADYDDHWDTLVGSLRAIYDLDPEAHWKAWGGISQSFRAPNIADISRYGKSRSDEIEVAATDLDPEHFTTLEIGIKSQTDTSTCSVSYYYTDMRDYITSTPTGNIREGLREVSKQNSSSGHVQGLEVAGRFQLSPDWTLWGNFTWLEGELDAYQANGQSLTEPLSRVMPMTLNAGVRWDHPNRKLWAEISCTIADDADRLSSADQQDTERIPPGGTPGYQLVHLRGGYRFNESFEMTAGLENIFDEAYRVHGSGSNEPGFGLTLALKAQF